One region of Salvelinus namaycush isolate Seneca chromosome 3, SaNama_1.0, whole genome shotgun sequence genomic DNA includes:
- the LOC120045110 gene encoding zinc finger and SCAN domain-containing protein 21-like, whose protein sequence is MDVVEFLVSLLDVHKQQLKALTRQGEIQAKVLSQLVKDGLTRTLDRPSPQDVEEQRRHRMTPGRDKDPEDWGARLDGLLQEETQKKNQLIRPQGLSNSFQTRVLGQMWTVEDQSRQDFLSLRYEPQKGARELGQKLDSAAKHWLRPDLRTAAQVEQCVAMEQFLSLLPKEAGAWVQKQQPRDMEEAISMAEQRLGSGVFTVSSPSPDRTQTNTAQGSTETQEQGSVKMQITSDHPDALTKSFLNQLETQKSAHFSLEIPDMGVASYQEEKDEHKVVPEEESIFVCKQEVEDPDWHQESAPPEPIQIYGSTTGHESMSVDTPYISPPRHNSLSSTMYTHPTPRVSSQIPSPQSPPSLAPDVYHPHVQDSPVTDRLQSNNHSSDETELTARYTGLISEDGQLTWGTLPRVPSPSFHTRPPSPSPSHQCPDCGCCFTQQRSLEEHRNIHTGARPFVCGVCGKAFCHRRTLNKHTRIHSWERPFQCTDCGQTFKLKDTMKRHQVSHSRPGTGPGARQLSHSP, encoded by the exons ATGGATGTGGTTGAGTTCCTAGTGTCCCTGCTGGATGTGCATAAACAACAGCTGAAAGCGCTGACCAGACAGGGGGAGATCCAGGCCAAGGTCCTCAGCCAGCTTGTCAAGGATGGTTTGACCAGAACCCTTGACCGGCCTTCACCCCAGGATGTAGAGGAACAGAGAAGGCATAGGATGACACCAGGGAGAGATAAAGACCCAGAGGACTGGGGTGCTAGGCTTGATGGGCTTCTGCAAGAGGAGACACAGAAGAAGAATCAACTGATCAGACCCCAGGGGTTGTCTAATTCATTCCAGACCAGGGTACTGGGACAGATGTGGACTGTGGAGGACCAGAGCAGGCAGGACTTCTTGTCTCTGCGGTACGAACCCCAGAAGGGAGCCAGAGAGCTGGGGCAGAAGCTTGACTCAGCTGCTAAGCACTGGCTTAGGCCTGACCTAAGGACTGCTGCACAGGTAGAGCAGTGTGTTGCCATGGAGCAGTTTCTGTCCCTCTTGCCAAAGGAGGCTGGAGCCTGGGTGCAGAAGCAGCAGCCCAGGGATATGGAGGAAGCGATCAGCATGGCTGAGCAGCGGCTTGGGTCTGGTGTCTTCACCGTCTCCTCGCCTTCCCCTGACcgtacacagacaaacacagcaCAGGGCTCAACAGAGACACAAGAACAAGG GAGTGTCAAGATGCAGATTACCAGTGATCACCCAGATGCTTTGACCAAGTCATTTCTCAACCAGCTGGAGACTCAAAAGTCTGCCCATTTCAGTCTAGAGATTCCAGACATGGGAGTAGCCAGCTACCAGGAGGAAAAGGATGAGCATAAGGTGGTCCCAGAGGAAGAGTCCATCTTTGTGTGTAAGCAGGAAGTGGAGGACCCTGACTGGCATCAGGAGAGTGCTCCTCCAGAGCCTATCCAAATTTATGGGAGCACAACAGGACATGAGAGCATGTCGGTGGACACACCTTACATCTCCCCTCCCAGACacaactctctctcctccaccatgTACACTCATCCAACACCCAGAGTGTCCAGTCAGATCCCCTCCCCACAGTCGCCTCCATCCCTTGCTCCTGATGTCTATCATCCACATGTTCAGGACAGCCCAGTGACAGACAGACTGCAGAGTAACAATCATTCTAGTGACGAGACGGAGCTTACTGCCAGGTACACAGGGCTTATCTCTGAAGATGGACAGCTGACCTGGGGGACCCTCCCGAGGGTTCCCTCACCCTCCTTCCACACTCGCCCACCCTCCCCCTCGCCCTCCCACCAGTGCCCAGACTGTGGCTGCTGCTTCACCCAGCAAAGGAGCCTGGAGGAGCACAGGAACATTCACACGGGGGCGAGGCCCTTCGTCTGTGGGGTGTGTGGCAAGGCCTTCTGCCACCGCCGCACTctgaacaaacacacacgtatCCACTCCTGGGAGAGACCCTTTCAATGTACTGACTGTGGACAGACCTTCAAACTCAAAGACACCATGAAGAGGCACCAGGTGTCCCACAGCAGGCCAGGGACAGGGCCAGGGGCACGTCAGCTCTCTCACTCACCCTGA
- the LOC120043706 gene encoding tripartite motif-containing protein 16-like, with amino-acid sequence MAEPNFPLPPDGYTCLLCADVLRDPVTISCGDTYCLECIKVYWDQYDHLGVYNCPQCRATFTPRPVLRRNLPNVTQVRRQLPELQPFPYLQRDSLCDFCVGRRSKAVKSCLMCLAYYCETHIKPHYESATFKRHKLVDETGHLDRKICPQHEKGLELFCRSDQMCICVLCTVREHRSHNIISAEEERAEKQKNLLVTQSEVQHIIQERMKELQELRHNVDVLKSNAQRAMSDSDKIFSEMLQAVERWHVEVSQLIKANMQAAMSQAEGYVERLEQEILELQRRDVELRQILDTEDNIHFLQNFPTLCVPPEPMVPKVLINPQFSFGEVTKTVTGMKEHLDDICKKELSKISKLVSDIPVYILSPRGGDKRFKAPTRADFQEPKTRADFLRYSCPLTFDPNTAYKELVLSEGNHKVMRKKTVKFYPDHPERFDGFSQVLCKECLGGFRYYWEAEWSGEFSIGVAYKSISRKGKNSYSLLGYNDKSWSLLCSDSGYSAWHNKMDKDLPEAPRATRIGVYLDYAANTVAFYSVSEAMELIHKFKAQFSEPLYAGFGVGSSVSLCQLKENLQPY; translated from the exons CTCCAGATGGCTACACCTGTCTTCTGTGTGCCGATGTGCTGCGAGACCCTGTTACCATCTCCTGTGGAGACACCTACTGCCTGGAGTGCATCAAGGTCTACTGGGACCAGTATGACCACCTGGGGGTGTACAACTGCCCCCAATGCAGGGCCACCTTCACCCCTCGCCCCGTCCTTAGGCGCAACTTGCCCAACGTGACCCAGGTGCGCCGGCAGCTGCCCGAGCTACAGCCCTTCCCCTACCTCCAGAGGGATTCGCTGTGTGACTTCTGTGTGGGCCGCCGCAGTAAGGCTGTCAAGTCCTGCCTGATGTGCCTGGCCTACTACTGCGAGACACACATCAAGCCCCACTACGAGTCTGCCACCTTCAAGAGGCACAAGCTGGTGGATGAGACGGGTCACCTGGACAGGAAGATCTGTCCGCAGCACGAGAAGGGCCTGGAGCTGTTCTGTCGCTCTGACCAGATGTGTATCTGTGTGCTGTGTACCGTCAGGGAACACCGCAGCCACAACATCATCTCTGCTGAGGAGGAGCGCGCTGAGAAACAG AAAAACCTGTTGgtgacccagtctgaggtccagcaCATCATTCAGGAGCGGATGAAGGAACTGCAGGAGTTGAGACACAATGTTGACGTTCTCAAG AGCAATGCCCAGCGGGCGATGTCAGACAGTGATAAGATCTTCAGTGAGATGCTACAGGCGGTGGAGCGCTGGCATGTTGAGGTGAGCCAGCTGATAAAGGCCAACATGCAGGCAGCCATGTCACAGGCCGAGGGATACGTGGAGCGGCTGGAGCAGGAGATTCTGGAGCTGCAGCGCAGAGACGTCGAGCTGCGCCAGATCCTCGACACAGAGGACAACATCCACTTCCTACAG AACTTCCCCACACTGTGTGTTCCTCCTGAGCCCATGGTGCCCAAAGTCCTAATCAACCCTCAGTTCTCCTTCGGAGAGGTCACCAAGACTGTCACCGGCATGAAGGAGCATCTAGATGACATCTGTAAGAAGGAGCTGAGCAAAATCTCCAAGTTAG TAAGTGATATCCCTGTATACATACTTTCACCAAGAGGTGGCGACAAACGATTCAAAG CTCCCACCAGGGCAGATTTTCAGGAACCCAAAACTAGAGCAGACTTCTTGAGAT ATTCTTGTCCGCTCACCTTTGACCCCAACACAGCCTACAAAGAGCTGGTTCTGTCTGAGGGGAACCACAAAGTGATGCGGAAGAAGACAGTCAAGTTTTACCCGGATCACCCCGAACGCTTCGATGGCTTCTCCCAGGTTCTATGCAAGGAGTGCCTGGGTGGGTTCAGGTACTACTGGGAAGCAGAGTGGAGCGGGGAGTTCTCCATCGGAGTGGCCTACAAGAGCATCAGCCGCAAGGGTAAGAACTCTTACAGTCTGCTGGGCTACAACGACAAGTCCTGGAGCCTGCTCTGCTCTGACTCGGGCTACTCCGCATGGCACAACAAGATGGACAAAGACCTGCCAGAGGCCCCACGGGCCACACGGATTGGAGTGTACCTGGACTACGCAGCCAACACGGTTGCCTTCTACTCTGTGTCAGAGGCCATGGAGCTGATCCACAAATTCAAGGCCCAGTTCTCTGAGCCTCTGTATGCAGGCTTTGGAGTGGGTTCTTCCGTGTCCCTCTGCCAACTAAAGGAGAACCTCCAACCTTACTGA